Below is a genomic region from Candidatus Binatia bacterium.
AAAAGCACGGCAAGCTGACGATGCGCAGCGACCTGCCCTCGAGCGTCTACGCCTTCCCCAAACAACGCAAGGAGCCGATGACCGACGCGAGGCATGTGCGCAACGCCGTCGCCCGCTTCGACCAAGTGACCGACGCCTCCGAGGACGATCGCGCCCTCGCGTTCGCCAACATCAAGAAGGCCGCCAAGCACTACGGCGTCGAGCTCGGCGAAAGCAACTGGCACGAGCTGGGGATGCACCCGCAGACCAATCGCAAGGCTCACGCGCGAAAGGGAGCGGCGACGCGCAAACGCACCGGCAGCGCGAAAACGGCGGCGCAGAAAGCGGTGGCGACGAAGCGGCGCACCGGGACGCTGCGCAAGGCGGCAAAAAAGGCGGCGGCCACGCGAAAGAAGCGGTCCCGCTAGGGTTTGAGCCGGAACACGACGCCTGCGGACGCGCTTCCGCCGTACGTCGCGGTACCGAACAACGCGCCTTTCGTGCTCACCAGTATCCCGCCGACGGGATACTCGCCTCCGGCAGACGAGCCGAA
It encodes:
- a CDS encoding DUF6582 domain-containing protein, whose protein sequence is MRATWKPHEKHGKLTMRSDLPSSVYAFPKQRKEPMTDARHVRNAVARFDQVTDASEDDRALAFANIKKAAKHYGVELGESNWHELGMHPQTNRKAHARKGAATRKRTGSAKTAAQKAVATKRRTGTLRKAAKKAAATRKKRSR